The following are from one region of the Corylus avellana chromosome ca1, CavTom2PMs-1.0 genome:
- the LOC132186544 gene encoding uncharacterized protein LOC132186544 isoform X1, with protein sequence MLAIERAIRTIHTAVDAPRLSRFALHAPKLVEVGFADGSAFNLSAEFLRVHSPAVDGKVRSIGGEKVISGRRHVGIMSAEPVGNYGVRMVFDDLHKTGIYSWDYFYHLGSNKFTLMRNYIKTLKKHGLSRDPLRRK encoded by the exons ATGCTAGCAATAGAGAGAGCAATTCGGACAATCCACACAGCTGTAGATGCTCCACGCCTCTCTAGATTCGCTCTTCATGCCCCTAAATTG GTGGAGGTGGGATTTGCTGATGGTAGCGCCTTTAACTTGTCTGCAGAATTTCTTAGAGTACACAGCCCAGCTGTTGATGGCAAGGTCAGGTCTATTGGGGGCGAGAAG GTGATATCTGGAAGGCGTCATGTCGGAATCATGTCTGCGGAACCTGTAGGAAACTATGGGGTAAG GATGGTTTTCGATGACTTGCATAAAACGGGCATATATTCTTGGGATTATTTCTATCATCTTGGGAGCAACAAATTTACCCTCATGAGAAATTACATCAAAACATTAAAGAAGCATGGACTCAGCCGGGATCCACTTAGAAGAAAATAG
- the LOC132186544 gene encoding uncharacterized protein LOC132186544 isoform X2, with translation MLAIERAIRTIHTAVDAPRLSRFALHAPKLVEVGFADGSAFNLSAEFLRVHSPAVDGKVRSIGGEKVISGRRHVGIMSAEPVGNYGDGFR, from the exons ATGCTAGCAATAGAGAGAGCAATTCGGACAATCCACACAGCTGTAGATGCTCCACGCCTCTCTAGATTCGCTCTTCATGCCCCTAAATTG GTGGAGGTGGGATTTGCTGATGGTAGCGCCTTTAACTTGTCTGCAGAATTTCTTAGAGTACACAGCCCAGCTGTTGATGGCAAGGTCAGGTCTATTGGGGGCGAGAAG GTGATATCTGGAAGGCGTCATGTCGGAATCATGTCTGCGGAACCTGTAGGAAACTATGGG GATGGTTTTCGATGA